GAAACTTGAGAAGGCGGAACGAAATGGTTTCACATCAGATTCTCGTGTCCAAATTTTAAAGCAATCAAAGGACTTGCTCAATGAGTAAATACAAACTGAGCAATACAGCGAAAGATGACCTGATAAGAATCCATCATTACGGAGTGAAAAAATTTGGCGTTAAACAAGCTGATAAATAAATTCCTTCTTTGAGACAACAGCTGTTGATTTTTACGAAAACGTTTGGGGGAGCCGGAAATTTGATGTGAATAAGGAGTATTTAAAAAAATTTGAAATACAAAATGTTGGCAAGCAAATACACAATGAGCTGTGGATTCCCGCAGAAGAACTTGAAGAGTTTAATAACAATATTGTAGGACAAATTGAAATAACAAAATCATTTTATCCTACTGATAAATGAAAAGTTCTTGGTGCATGTACGTATATTTAAAATCACCAAGACAAAATCAATTTCCGATTATAAATTGCTCCTCTCCAATATCTGTCTGATCAATGCAGGCTTATCACCTCAGCTTCGATAAATTTCACACCGCAATTTTCTACCTCAAATTCACTTCGTAAAATCTTCAAAAAAAATCTGCACTGAAATGATATAATTGATTAATTTTAATCAGGCAGGTTGGATTGGAGTGATCAGGTTAATTCAGTGCTATGACAAAAAATTGGAATAACCTATATAAATGACATGATTGAATGAGAATAACTGAAAGGAAATATTTGGACGCATACAGAGAGGCTAAAGGGATTGAGATTTCTAGCTTGATTAAGGGTTTCGATTTTTCGGAAAATCGCGGTGGATTCGAGTATCTTACTAAAGCATCAGCAGTTTATTCATCTAATATTGAGGGAAATAGTGTTGATTTAAATTCTTTTATGAATTATGAAATGAATAAAGACAAATTCAAATCAGTAAAGGAAATTGATGAAATAGAGAATTTGATAGAGGCGTATGAATATGCTCAAACTAATGTTCTGAATGAAAAAAATTTATTGAATTGCCATAAAATATTTTCTGATACTTTTCTGATAAAGAGCAAAAGGGGAAAGTATCGCGTTGAACCGGTGGGTGTGTTTGGCACGGCAGGATTGGTTTATTTGGCAGTTGAGCCAGAATTCGTGGAAAGAGAAATGAAATTATTATTTCAGGATTTGAACGAATTAATTTTATCAAACCTAAGTGATAGTGATGTCTTTTATTTCGCGTCTCTCCTTCATTTGAAATTTGCACATATACATCCGTTCAGAGATGGAAACGGTAGAGCAGCCAGATTAATTGAAAAGTGGTTTGTTGCTGAAAAATTGGGACGTGATTTTTGGAAAATACCTTCAGAAGAATATTATAAAAACAATCAGAAGCAGTATTATGAAAGAATTAATCTTGGCGTGAATTATTATCAACTAAACTATGATAAGTGCGTTGGATTTTTAGAAATGCTGCCCAATTGTCTAAAATAAATATTCTATGCTATAATTACGGTTTTTTGAACTATTTTTCAGATGTGTGTTGAACATTATATGTTGGCATAAAAAAGTAAATTCTAACTTTGAAATCACGCACGAGATTGTTTTATCTGATGCTACTCATCACGCTTGAAAAGAATTTGCCTAAGCTATGGAAATAGAATTTAAAAAATTAAAAACAAATCTGAATTCGCACGTTGCGTATTGGATGGAAATTGAAGGTGGGGAAATTGATTTGAATGCGCAGATTGGAAAAAAAATCAAATTAACTTTTACGGGGAAAACGCGTTGTCAAGCATGCAGAAGATTCGTTAAAAAATTATTCGCCCAGGGATTTTGTTATGATTGTTTTATGAAATCTCCTGAAGCAAGTCCGTGCATTATTAATCCTGAATTATGTGAAGGTCATTTGGGTAAAGGGCGTGACCCGGAATGGGAATTATCACATCATGTTCAACCTCACATTGTTTATCTTGCAGTGGCGTCTGCATTGAAAGTTGGAGTTACCAGGGTGTCGCAAATTCCTACGCGCTGGATTGATCAAGGTGCGTCTTATGCCATTAAACTTGCAGAAACACCGTACCGAAAAATTGCAGGAGATATTGAAGTAGCACTCAAACAATGTTTCACAGATAAAACAAGTTGGCAAGCCATGCTGAAAAATGAATTGGGTGATTTTGATTTGGTACATGAAAAATGGCAAATTGAAGGCATTCTTCCTGCTGATCTTGCTCAATACATGTCAGAAGATGATACCATCACAGAGATTCATTACCCGGTTTTGGAATTTCCAAATAAAGTAAACAGTTTGAGTTTTGATAAAACAAATTTGGTTGAAGGCGTTTTAACCGGAATAAAAGGACAATATTTATTATTTGATCAAGGCCGAGTGCTCAACGTGCGCAAGCATGATGGGTATTTTGTTGAGGTTGAATTTTCGTAGACTAAAATGCGCTACTTTGTCACGTGATAAGATATGTTCAATTAATACCAACTCACTGCATATTTTTCATCCATCTCTTCAACAAAATCTTTTCCAAATACTTTGATTGCTTTCTTTCTATAAAATTCATTAAAGCGAATGTATTCAGGATCTTCATTACCAACATTAACAAAATGGCAAAGATCAAGAATAGCTTCGTAGGTTATTTTATTTTCGTTGAGTATGGTGAGATATAAAATGTGTACGTCTGCAAAATCCATGATGGTTCCGTCAAAATACATGAAATCACTTGCAGCAATTTCTTCTTTCATGATGCTCACCATGTCTATAACAATTTTAGTATAATTATAATTTACGGCATAATTCAGCGGCCATTGATTATTTTCATTTGAGAATTGCAGATCATTTTTATTCAAACTGTCTTTGATTAGAGAATAAATTTCAAAATTTCCTCCGGTTGCAAGGGAATACCAGATTTGATCACTTGCAGGCGCTTTCAGGGAGTAAAGGTATTGGAAGGTCAACATATTAGAATCCATAATTGCGTAGTCAAGTGCATTTCTTCCATAATTGTCTTCGCCATCCAATGAAAAATCGTGTTCAATCAGATACTGAATAATAGGCAATGATCCACCTTCTACTGCGGCGTGCAATAAGTGCGCGCCATTATCATTGCGAATACTCAGGGAAGATTTATCTGCCAATTCAAAAAACCATTTTTCAGATGCGTAAGCGGCCGCAACAAAAAGCGCACTTGCATTTCTGCATGGTTCACACGTCACTTCCAAGTCAGGTTGTAAGGCGTATAGCTTAGTTGCAAAATTTTCATTCTTAGAAGAGATGGAAACAATAAAGGCTTGGCTAACGGCATCATCCCAAACACCTGCTTCAATCATTTCATTTTCATGTGAGAGATAAAATTCAGCAATGGCATGTTGATTTTTTGCAACAGCGTAAACCATGGGATGCATTTCAAAATATATCCATGCACTTTCTCCGGGCGATTGCATGAAAAATTCAATTCCCATGTAGGTTTCAAAATTTCCACCTTTCTCATACCAAGCTTGCAGTTTTTCTATGTTTCCTGTGCTGATCCATTTTTGAAAATCTTGGGCTTGTGTGCTCAGCGTAATAATACAAAGTAATGAGAAGAGAAAAAATTTCATGGTATATATGATTTAAGGTTGAGGTAAGATAGTTATTTGTTGCCTAATCAGGGCAGATTAAATTTCAGCGAATTTACAAAAAAATCATGGGCAGAAAATTTGTGGTTTTACTGAGAAAAAAAAATGGCGAGCAGATTTCACCACTCGCCATTTTTTTCATTTAGTATGATCAGCCCCTTGCTGAATTATCGTTTGATTTATCCGCACTTGCTGTGTCCGCAACTTTTGCAATTGAGGCAACCCTCTTCATAAACCAAGCCTTCAGCATCACCGCAACTTGGGCATGATTTATCAGTGGCTTTGGTTCCGTCCGGAATAAATTGTTTCAATGTTCTGAGTACGCCATTTTTCCATGTATTCATGTGGTCAGAGTAAAGATTCAAATCTTCAATCAATTCAACTACACTTAAAATAGGCATACCATGACGCAATACGCCAGAAATTAATTTTGCATAGTTCCAATATTCTTTATTGAATGATCTTGATAATCCTTCAATCGTTACGCGGAAACCATCTTTGTCCATGTATTGAAAATCATATCTTGATGCGCCGGACTCTTCACGATTTTTAATTACCCAACCATCTTTTACATAAGCAGGCAGATAAAAAGAATCTTCAGCTTTACCGGTAAAAATTTCATACGGACGACCATTGAGCAAACCAACTACGCCAATCCATTTTTCATTTTCATTATTGAAGCGTACCACTTTTGCCATGAGACGTTCAGGGCGCGATGGTGCCTTAGTTTCAACGATTTCATCTGAATCAAATTGCTCAGTTTTTTTAGTATCAACTAAAACACCTGAACGACTTCCTTCACGATATACCGTAATTCCTTTCAAGCCTTTTTTCCATGCTTCTAAATAAATATCACCTACTTCACGCAAGGTAACATCAGATGGCAGATTGATTGTACTGCTGATACTGTGAGTAACATATTTTTGTACTACAGCCTGAATTTCTATACGTTTAATCCAATCAATTTCGTTGGCAGTTGAACCGTAATACGGACTAGCTTCTTCATTTTTTTCACCGGAAATTTCCATCCAGTTTTTAAGTTTCGGATGGTATACAGTGAACTCTTCCCATTTATCACCCATGTCATCTACAAAACTCACTTGCGCATTAGGTGAATTAGGATTTACTTTTCTCCGGCGTGTATAACTGAGTAAAAACACCGGTTCAATGCCTGATGAGGTGCGAGCAAGCATACTGAGCGTGCCGGTTGGCGCAACAGTAGAAATGCTGATATTCCTTCTTCCGTGACGCATCATGCGTTGATACAATTCAGGAAATTCTTTTTCCATCATTTGAACAAACTCAGATTGAATTTCTACGTCCGGTTCAAAGTCAGCAAATTTTCCACGTTCAATTGCCATATCCACTGAACTGTCAAATTCAGCTTCTAATTTTTTAGCCATGATTTTGTCAATGGTTCCAATTGAAGTTTCAGAATCATATTTTAATCCAAGTGCTGCAAGTGTATCGCCCAATGCGGTAAAACCAAGTCCGGTGCGGCGGCCGCGTTTACCAAAATCATAAAGCAGTTGCCATGTTTGACGTTCAACATCCTTCACGTAATCAGGTTCAGGATCCGTATCAATTTTATTCATGATGCGTTCGATGGATTCCAATTCAAGATCCACTAAATCATCTTGCAGACGTTGTGCTTCGTAGGTATAGCGATAGAATTTATCAAAATTAAATTTAGCTTGTTTAGTAAACGGAGCCTCAACAAACGAGTATAAGTTCACGGCAATTAAACGACAACTGTCACCCCCTTGCATGGCAATTTCAGAACAAGGATTAGTTGACGCATTTTTAAATTCAGGATACATTGAAGAGGTGCTGTAATAATGTTGTCTATCCCAAAAAATTAATCCCGGTTCAGCGGTATTGTGAGCACATTGAATGATGGTGTCCCACAATTCACGGGCGCGCACGGTTTTTGTAATTTTAGGTTCAGCACTATCAATAGGCCAACGATGCGTGTACTCGGTATCTTCAGCAACGGCTTTCATGAATTCATCACTAAGACGCACAGAAATATTTGCGCCGGTTACTTTTTTGAGATCTTGTTTGATGGTGATGAAATTTTCTACATCAGGGTGAGCGATATCCATAGTGAGCATCAATGCACCTCTGCGTCCGTTTTGTGCAACTTCACGGGTTGTGTTGCTGAAGCGTTCCATAAAACTAACAGCACCACTTGTTGTGCCCGCAGCATTACTCACGCTCATTCCCGCAGGACGAAGAGTACTCAAGTCAACTCCAACACCGCAACGTCTTTTAAACAGTTGCGTGAGTTGCTGATCAGTGTACATTACTCCACCGTAGCTATCATGAATGTTTGGTAACACGACACAATTACTCAAACTGGCAATCATGTGCGGATTACCCAGAGCGCTCATCACACTGCCTTGTGGAATGATGTAGTTAAAATCTTTGAACAGTTGGTAGATATTTCCTTCCACCAAATCTTCACGTTGTTGACCGTATTCTGATCTTAGTTTTGCACTGCCGTTGAGATACATATTATGTCTGTACTTCTCTTCTATGCGCGCAAATTCTACTGCCATTCTGCGGTGCATGTCATCAGGAGTTTTTTCTAGTAACTCGCCTTTCTCATTCCGCATGGCATATTTATTTAGCCAGGTGGTTGCTGCCAAATCATCGTTCTCAAAATAGGCAAGACTAGCTTCTAATGCATCTTCATACTTAACCGGTTTCAAAACTTTGATTGACATGGGTGATTTTAGTTTTTTTTCAATGAATGCCATAATCTTAATTGCAATATTTTTTTGTGATCAATAAAATTTCTCTTTGCTTGTTCAAGTATATTTAATAAACTGATACCAGCTATTTTGTTTACAATTATTTCATGAACTACTGAACGAAAATTTTTGTTGGTAAAACTGATTTTCATTTTCGCATTGCCGAAATTTTGGCACATGCAGATAAGCTGACGTATGTTGAAAAAAAGTTTCTGAAAAAATTCCTGTCTCTGTTCAAATCACGTTGATAAAAATTTATCACGGAATCATAGAATGAGTGCATGGAATTTTTAAGGTGAGGTTATTTTTAACGGAGATGCGAAATAATGATGAATAAAATTTTGTTTGAATAAATTAAAAGGATTACCGACAATATTTAATTTAAAAGAGGTCAGAATGGATTCACTCTTAAAAAACCATGATACAACTCATGATGGGAACAACTGAATTATTTTACATTTGGAATCTCATTAATCTAATTCTTATGAAATATAAAATTACCATTGGCCTAACATTGATTTTAATCAGTTTTAAAGGGATGTCTCAATTTACAAAGTGGACACCCACGGATATTGCTGCGTTGAAAAAAAGTACGCTGTATGTAGTGATGTACGAAAATTCTGGAAATACCGCATTGGATTCTTTTTGTACGAGTTTGAAAAGTTCTATGGAAAGTGAATGGTATTTTTCAGAGTTTGAATTTATAAATTACAAAGAAGTAGGTTCTAAAATTCAGGATCCGAATAATTATTTTATCGATTATCTATTTGCGTTTCGAACATCAACAATTGAAGGTGGTGGAGTTGGATCTACTTCCACCATGACCTTGAGCTACCTTCAGATATTCAGAGGAGAAGAAGTAAATGAGAATACAATTTCGCAAATAAGTGATGGAGAAATTGCTTATTTTACTGGTAAAGATAATTTTCTGATGCCGCTTAGGGCATTGTCAGAATTTCATTTATACGAGCACGAAATGGGATTCAATCTTAGGATGATACAGGATTTTTTGAAACGAATTGAAAAGGGAGAAAACTTTTCACCGAAACACGCTGTTACTGCTCCAAGTCCATTGCAGGTTACTTTGCATGATGAGATTAACATGAATGAAAAGATTTTAATAATCCAGGACAAATTTATTCAGGACAGGGTAGATAAGAGTTTTATAGAATCAGTGTATCCTTTTCCGTTTGAGATTTTAACGTCAGATGAAATTAGCGAGAAAATCAAATCAGAAGATCCAACATATTGCCTACTCCGAAACAGCCGATGTGGCACATACAATCTCTCTATGATTGTACAATTAAGTGATGCTCGTACTATCGGTTTCTTTGAGAAACACAACTTCTGGATTTATTATTCTGGACCAAAAAAAAGCTGGTATGAAAAGGCGTTTAAAATTATGTTTAAGGACATTAGTAAAAGCTATGGCCTCTAGTTCGGTAAATAATTATTCTGGGGTATTCGTGCAGTGTGCTTTTATGGCTGATATCACAGTCATTTTAAAATATTTTTGTCGGACAATAATGGTTCTCTATAAAAAAAGAGATACAAAAGCAATCACTATCACCGAAGCTAACATCAGCACAACCGAAACCATTCCAATGGCAATTCCTTTTGCAATTTTTTGAGTTTTATTCTGCTTATCCGAATTATTCACTTTATCATATTCATCTTGCAGCGCATAATTTTGATAGAATCGTTGACCACTATGTGCATTGGTTATCCAAAACTGAACAAGGTCCATGTCAGAGAGTTCTACTTTTATTTGTTCCTGATCAGAGGGAGTTAATGTTTCTTTGGGAAAGAACACAATCATTTTTTCTTTTTCAACTTCATTCAGTTTCACAGGTACAGGTGTTCCGGTTAATGTTTCAGTGCCATAGTTATAACTTACATCAGTTAATTCATAAATCTGATTATTTGATTCAAAGTAGAAACGATAGCCCTGATAAACGCCTGTCATAATTCTGCGCTCATAGTTATTAGAGGTCAGAGCCTCGGTTTCGTTCACATTGATTTGATTAGCGTGTGTTGAATCACTTTCAACATATGGTTGTACAACATACTCATCCGGATCAAGTCCTGAATTATTTTGAGAAGGGAATTGATCTTTTCTATTTTGATTGCGGATAAATATATTTTCAACATCTACATTTATTCGCCAATAATCAACATGCTGAATGCGTGTATCTGCAATCACAATTTCGTATTCAGGAAAATCAATACATTCATTCAAAAAGATGACAGAAACAGAATCATAGCGTGCTTTATTTTTTGTACTCAATACCGGTATACCAACAAGTTCTGTTTCATAACTTGGATTTTTCAATACATATTTTCTTTTATTGCAGACTAGGTAAATAGTGTAAGAATTTTCAATGGCCAATTGAATTTTTTGCCGGTTGAAATTTGTTGTATCGGTTGATGTTAAAAATAGTGTGTCATGAAACGGGTTGTTATTTTTCTGTTGACAGAATGGTTGATCTTCTGAATCATTCATGTCAAGCTGGTATACTGTTTTTGTATCCGATTTGTTGTTTTGATTTGCGTCAGAACTTGATTGGTTAAATTTTAAGTCAAGATATTTTCTTTTACAAAAATCATCGTGTTTCAAACCGGCACATGCCTGGAGGATGGTGATCAGAAAAAAAATTCCTTTTAACCGGAAGATTAAATTTTTCATAGCTGTCGTTTATGATCCAAAAGTAGAGGATCAATAAACACTGCTAAAATTGATTTCCGCCGACAGAAAATTTATTTGTGCTATGCGCAAAATAAAGATTTGATTATCATCGTCTGACAAGGGTGAAATTCAATAAGAAAGCTTGATAATACTGATATATGTGTGCTTACCAAAATCTGAAATCAAGCTCCAAATTCTGCATACGGGTGTTTGGAATTTGTTTACCGTTTGATAGTGAAGTTACTTTTGAAACAACATATTCTTGTAATTCAAGTAGCATGATAGAACCGTCTCCGTTGAGGTCAGCCGTGCGACTTTGCAAACCATTGAGTAAGCAATACGTGAATAATCCGTTTCTCCACTCATCACTTTCCATGGCAAATTCGGCACCACCGGCACTTGAAATAACGGTTGAACCCGTACCGCGGCGCAGATCGTTAAATAATTCGCCAGCCAATCGGCTTGGTGTTGCTCCGGTTTCTTTAGTCATAACTGCGTCTCCCACTGAGCGGAACGAAACATCTTCATTGCTTTCTTGTTCTTCAGTTGTTTCAACGAAAAACACATCTTCTTTATCTACTTCACCACTATGACAAGTGTCCATGATCAGAATTTTTTTATTGGCTTTGATTCCGTCAAGTATCCCTTCTAATTTTTCATACGCCAATCCTTTCACCGATGGGTTTGAAAAATCCATGTCATAGGTTCCGAAATAGTAATCAAAATTATTATCCAACACGCCGTGACCTGCAACAAAAACCATAACTACATCATCCGGTTTGCTGGTGCTTAAAAAAGTTTTCAATGCCTCTACATTGGTTGATGTTACATCTTGATTCAGGAGCGATTTAGATTTAACACTGTTGTAAACTCCATTGGCATTTTCAGAAAGAAGTGTTACCAAATCTTGGGCATCTTTCACGGCATAATTCAAATTATACCGGCTGTCTTTGTATTCTGAGGTTCCAATAGTAATTAAATACAAATCACGTTTTGGCTGTTCGCCTGTTTTTTCAACATAAAAAGTTTGCATTAGACTTTCATAACCTGCGCTGTTACGTGATGCAATTTGGACCTTGTTCAATCCAAAAATCAAAGGCACTTCTTCTGTAATCGTGAGCGAAGATTTGCTTGTAATAGGTTTTCCTTTTTTACCATACACCGGCACGTTGTTTACCCACACGTTGTATGAAATCAGTCCTTTGTTGTCTGCCATTTGTAAGTTCACGGTCACGGTAGACTTATCTGTCACGGCAGGAATACCGGCTGTGTTTGTAATTTTAGTCGTTGGAATATCGGTGAGTGAAACGGTAGTGGTTGGCTGCAATCCTAATTTTTTAATGCGTTTTTGATAAGCCATTTCATATAATTCCATCAAAGCAGTATCCGTGCAATTCATTTTTTTCAGCACCAGATCAGGTCTATTAAACACGGCATCAAATTGCTCAAACGGATACGCCCGATTACCTATGCGAAAGGTCACTAATTCATATCCCTCTTTTGAAACTTTGTAAAAATTTTCATGCGTTTTCATGATGTAGTTATCTCCATCTGCAACCATCAGCAAATCTTCTTTACCGGTTGAAGGGTCAATAATCATGAACTGACCGCTGCGGAATGTTATTCCAATTTTTCCGCCGGGGCTCACTGAAATATGTGTGATTTGTTTATGATCAGCGCGCATACCTTTTACGGTTTCGCCGGTCATTAAATTTTCAAACCAAATGTGTTCATCCGCAATGGTAATGGCATAGTCACTAGGCTTATCAAGGGGTACAGAATGTCCGTCAATTTTCAATTTATCATTTTGTAATTCACCAAATTTTGAGGTGTCATATCGTTTAACGCCAAACATTGAGTTGACAATCATGTATTTTCCGTCACTTGAAAAATTCACAAACGCACCACGAGAATAACCAAGGTTATCAGGCAGAATATTTTCAAAAACCAATTGCCAGGTTTCAACTTCATATACATAGGTTTTGCTGGTATTAAAACAAACAGCTAAAAATTTTCCATCAGGAGAAAATGCCAAAGAGTTAGCTTCAAATACAAAGCGTAAATTTCCGGCAGTTGGTGCAGGGGTTGGTAATTTGTCAACGAATTCAAAAGTTTCAAGGCTGATAATTGAGATGGCAGTATCGCCAGAACCTAAAACGGCGCAATATTTTTCATCAGGTGAAGTGAGAATTTGGTTGATGTTCATCTGATATGACCAAAGCGGACATTTATATTCCGGCTTGCGATTTTTCATTTCATACAAGCGTATTTCATCTCCATTTAATTTGGTAATTAGAAAATTTCCTTTAGATGAAAATTTGACAATTTCACGATCACCAAAACTTCTTTTTACAACGGCTGTTCCCACTTCTTTGGTCGTGTTTTTAATTCCGCCGGTGATATCACCTACGATGTTTCCGTTGCGTATGCGATTAAATTTATCCAATGGATTTGCTGTGAGCGAACTTAGATTTTTTCTCCGTGGCGGAATTTCACGTTTTGGTTCTATTAATTGAAACGTACCAAATTTTTCAGCCAGATTAAAATCCCAGAAGGTGAGGGTGCGATCTTCACCCAAAGTCACCACTTCATTATTTACGGGATGAAAATCAAACGTGTAAATTGGATTTACCTGACCACCTAATGTTTTTAAATGCGTACCGCGATTCATGTCCCATACGCGTATTACATTATCATTGGTGCGTGATTTTTGTGATTGCGTGCGTCTGAAACCGGTGCTTGCCACCGTGCTTCCGTCAGGACTGATGGTTATAGCATTCACCACTTCTGATGATTCATTTTCATCGATGCGTCCTTTAAATTCAAAAATGAGATTGCCCATTAAATCCCAAACTTTGATTTCTTTATTTTGTGAAGCGGTAACAAATCTGTTTTTAGCAACATTGGCATCAAACGCAACCAAGGGAGTTGCTGATGCAGTGAAGTGTTTACTTTGAGTAAGATCATTGATGTCCCATAAATGCACTAAGCCGCCACCGCCGGTAGTGATCAGATTTTGTCCGTCGTTATAAAATTTTAATCCCTTTACGGCGGCTACGTGAATTTTCTCATTTTTTTCAATCACGTTTGTGCTGAGGTTGAAGAGAATTACTTTACCACCCGCAGTACCAGCAACTAAATGTTTTGCTGAAACATCAATGCGGGTAAACGGCATCTCATCTTTAAACAATACTTCAGGATGTTGAATGTCATTTAATTTCCATTTATATACTTTGCCTCCCATTCCGGCTGCATAAAATAAGTTTGGATCAGTGGGTGAATTCACAAAATCTGCCATGGGTTCTTTGATGTTGACAGAGTCAATTAATTTCCAGTTAACGATGTCCCATACCATGAGCATTTCATCTTTTGCTGAAGTGTACAAAACAGTACCGTCCATATTGAAACCAATGGCGGTGGTAGCTGCATTGTGTCCTTCCAGCTTGCCAATAATTTTACCTGACATCACATCCCAAACTTTTACTGAATTTTCTTTGGCTGAACCTGATGCTATCAAAGTTCCGTCAGGACTATACGTGATAAGCGTAATCACTCCCTGAATTTTTTCTTGCGTGATTACTTCAATTTCTTGTGCGTATCCGGCAGATGCTCCCAGGGTAATGAGGGTAATAAGTAGCAGTACTTGTTTCATGTTCTAGATTTTTTCTGAGTTGAACTATTTATTTTGATCAACGGAATGTGATACACTTCATATTGAATTTTGTTCAGCATTCTTACACAAAGATAATGCCTAATCTCTTGATTACAATAGTGCTTCCAATTAGTTTACAATATTATCAGGCTTATAGTCGGTTGTTGCATCTGCGTGATGCATAGGTCAATCCTTTTAGTTAAAGACCTATCTTGGGTTATTTTTGAAATAAACTACCACCTGATTCAGTGGGAATAAAATCAATTCTTCTGCAATAGAACATTTTCTTATCAGCA
This genomic stretch from Crocinitomicaceae bacterium harbors:
- a CDS encoding caspase family protein, translating into MKQVLLLITLITLGASAGYAQEIEVITQEKIQGVITLITYSPDGTLIASGSAKENSVKVWDVMSGKIIGKLEGHNAATTAIGFNMDGTVLYTSAKDEMLMVWDIVNWKLIDSVNIKEPMADFVNSPTDPNLFYAAGMGGKVYKWKLNDIQHPEVLFKDEMPFTRIDVSAKHLVAGTAGGKVILFNLSTNVIEKNEKIHVAAVKGLKFYNDGQNLITTGGGGLVHLWDINDLTQSKHFTASATPLVAFDANVAKNRFVTASQNKEIKVWDLMGNLIFEFKGRIDENESSEVVNAITISPDGSTVASTGFRRTQSQKSRTNDNVIRVWDMNRGTHLKTLGGQVNPIYTFDFHPVNNEVVTLGEDRTLTFWDFNLAEKFGTFQLIEPKREIPPRRKNLSSLTANPLDKFNRIRNGNIVGDITGGIKNTTKEVGTAVVKRSFGDREIVKFSSKGNFLITKLNGDEIRLYEMKNRKPEYKCPLWSYQMNINQILTSPDEKYCAVLGSGDTAISIISLETFEFVDKLPTPAPTAGNLRFVFEANSLAFSPDGKFLAVCFNTSKTYVYEVETWQLVFENILPDNLGYSRGAFVNFSSDGKYMIVNSMFGVKRYDTSKFGELQNDKLKIDGHSVPLDKPSDYAITIADEHIWFENLMTGETVKGMRADHKQITHISVSPGGKIGITFRSGQFMIIDPSTGKEDLLMVADGDNYIMKTHENFYKVSKEGYELVTFRIGNRAYPFEQFDAVFNRPDLVLKKMNCTDTALMELYEMAYQKRIKKLGLQPTTTVSLTDIPTTKITNTAGIPAVTDKSTVTVNLQMADNKGLISYNVWVNNVPVYGKKGKPITSKSSLTITEEVPLIFGLNKVQIASRNSAGYESLMQTFYVEKTGEQPKRDLYLITIGTSEYKDSRYNLNYAVKDAQDLVTLLSENANGVYNSVKSKSLLNQDVTSTNVEALKTFLSTSKPDDVVMVFVAGHGVLDNNFDYYFGTYDMDFSNPSVKGLAYEKLEGILDGIKANKKILIMDTCHSGEVDKEDVFFVETTEEQESNEDVSFRSVGDAVMTKETGATPSRLAGELFNDLRRGTGSTVISSAGGAEFAMESDEWRNGLFTYCLLNGLQSRTADLNGDGSIMLLELQEYVVSKVTSLSNGKQIPNTRMQNLELDFRFW